A region of Algiphilus sp. DNA encodes the following proteins:
- a CDS encoding peptidoglycan DD-metalloendopeptidase family protein has protein sequence RAQRDRTMAALQKRMAADASALETARRDARELEALLEELRATLADIPADAGSDEPLGERRGALPWPLRGPVLAAFGQERASGLPWKGIWIAAESGTPARAVANGRVAWAGWMHRYGLVVILEHAGGYYSLYGHAERSLRRVGEWVEAGATVVTAGDSGGQPRSGVYLELRSGADALDPIAWLQPRD, from the coding sequence CGCGCGCAGCGCGACCGCACCATGGCCGCCCTGCAGAAGCGCATGGCGGCGGACGCATCGGCGCTGGAAACCGCGCGGCGGGACGCGCGCGAGCTCGAGGCGCTGCTCGAGGAGCTCCGCGCCACGCTCGCCGACATCCCCGCCGATGCCGGCAGCGACGAGCCGCTCGGCGAACGGCGCGGCGCCCTGCCCTGGCCGCTGCGCGGGCCGGTGCTGGCGGCCTTCGGGCAGGAGCGCGCCAGCGGCCTGCCTTGGAAGGGCATCTGGATCGCCGCCGAGTCGGGCACGCCGGCGCGCGCGGTCGCCAACGGCCGGGTCGCCTGGGCCGGGTGGATGCATCGCTACGGCCTGGTGGTGATCCTGGAGCATGCCGGCGGCTACTACAGCCTCTACGGGCATGCCGAGCGCAGCCTGCGCCGCGTCGGCGAATGGGTGGAGGCGGGCGCCACCGTGGTCACCGCCGGCGACTCGGGCGGTCAGCCGCGCAGCGGGGTCTATCTGGAGCTGCGCAGCGGCGCCGATGCCCTCGACCCCATCGCGTGGCTGCAGCCACGCGACTAG
- a CDS encoding TlpA disulfide reductase family protein: MRLPGRAAAFLLAAAAVQGWPLTAAAVEVGEPAPPITGPRADGSSFELSELSGDIVYVDFWASWCAPCRAAMPRLDELHASLGARGFSVVGVNVDRKRRSAERMLEQVPVDFPVVFDPEGQWAERYALPGMPSGYLIDGDGVVRYRHTGYREGDLPKLANEIEKLLEENQP, translated from the coding sequence ATGAGGCTCCCAGGCCGAGCCGCCGCCTTCCTGCTCGCCGCCGCGGCGGTCCAGGGCTGGCCGTTGACGGCCGCGGCCGTCGAGGTCGGCGAGCCCGCCCCGCCGATCACGGGGCCGCGCGCCGACGGCAGCAGCTTTGAGCTGTCGGAACTGAGCGGCGACATCGTCTACGTCGACTTCTGGGCATCCTGGTGCGCGCCCTGTCGCGCGGCCATGCCGCGGCTGGACGAGCTGCACGCCTCGCTCGGTGCCCGCGGCTTCTCGGTGGTCGGCGTCAATGTCGACCGCAAGCGCCGGAGCGCAGAGCGCATGCTCGAACAGGTGCCGGTCGACTTTCCCGTGGTCTTCGACCCCGAAGGCCAGTGGGCCGAGCGCTACGCCCTGCCCGGCATGCCCAGCGGCTACCTGATCGACGGCGACGGCGTCGTGCGCTACCGGCACACCGGCTACCGCGAGGGCGACCTGCCCAAGCTCGCGAACGAGATAGAAAAACTCTTGGAGGAGAACCAGCCATGA
- a CDS encoding divergent polysaccharide deacetylase family protein produces MRISVTRALRAPLALLLAALATAPAANAGPAPRVALIVDDLGEQHEAGERALRLPPAVALSFLPQARHAAEQAERAHAAGHEVMLHMPMEPFDGRQADARALPVGSPAETVRRRLDAALAALPRATGVNNHQGSRYTADAASIDTFMRALAAQPRPYFFVDSRTTAATRAYRSALDHGIAAAERHVFIDAQRGRSAVRAGWQRWLAHARRTGNAVAIVHPYPESLALLEAELPRLRALGFELVPPSALLDEPRRLSVRATSTTGRQAR; encoded by the coding sequence GTGCGCATCTCCGTGACCCGGGCGTTGCGCGCACCGCTGGCGCTGCTGCTGGCGGCGCTCGCGACGGCGCCGGCGGCGAACGCCGGGCCGGCACCGCGCGTGGCGCTGATCGTCGACGACCTCGGCGAGCAGCACGAGGCCGGCGAGCGCGCGCTGCGCCTGCCGCCGGCCGTGGCGCTGTCCTTTCTCCCGCAGGCGCGCCATGCCGCCGAGCAGGCCGAGCGCGCGCATGCCGCGGGTCACGAGGTCATGCTGCACATGCCCATGGAGCCCTTCGACGGGCGGCAGGCCGATGCCCGGGCACTGCCGGTGGGCAGCCCCGCGGAGACGGTGCGCAGGCGGCTGGACGCCGCGCTCGCGGCATTGCCGCGGGCAACCGGCGTGAACAACCACCAGGGCAGCCGCTACACCGCCGACGCCGCCTCCATCGACACCTTCATGCGGGCGCTGGCCGCACAGCCGCGTCCGTACTTCTTCGTCGACAGCCGCACCACCGCGGCCACGCGCGCGTATCGCAGCGCCCTCGATCACGGCATCGCCGCGGCCGAGCGTCATGTCTTCATCGACGCCCAGCGCGGGCGCAGCGCCGTGCGCGCGGGCTGGCAGCGGTGGCTGGCACACGCGCGCCGCACCGGCAACGCGGTGGCCATCGTCCACCCCTATCCGGAATCGCTGGCCCTGCTGGAGGCCGAGCTGCCGCGCCTGCGCGCGCTCGGCTTCGAGCTGGTGCCGCCGTCGGCGCTGCTGGACGAACCGCGCCGGCTCAGCGTGCGCGCCACCAGCACCACAGGCCGGCAAGCGCGCTGA
- the ubiE gene encoding bifunctional demethylmenaquinone methyltransferase/2-methoxy-6-polyprenyl-1,4-benzoquinol methylase UbiE has product MSEREPGGTTHFGYQEVPTGEKARRVGAVFTSVARNYDVMNDLMSMGVHRVWKRFAIDLADVRPGETVLDLAGGTGDLARAFAARVGDDGRVLLGDINAAMLVEGRRRLEDDGVVSGIDYLQANAECLPLAPGSVDCITMAFGLRNVTDKDAALASMYRCLKPGGRLLVLEFSKPVNPAFSRAYDTYSFSVLPLLGRFVARDEAAYRYLAESIRRHPDQDTLKGMMEGAGFARVQVYNLTGGVVALHRGYRL; this is encoded by the coding sequence ATGAGCGAACGCGAGCCCGGCGGCACCACCCACTTCGGGTACCAGGAAGTCCCCACCGGCGAGAAGGCACGGCGCGTCGGCGCGGTGTTCACGTCGGTGGCGCGCAACTACGACGTCATGAACGACCTCATGTCGATGGGCGTCCATCGCGTGTGGAAGCGCTTCGCCATCGACCTCGCCGACGTCCGTCCGGGCGAGACCGTGCTCGATCTGGCCGGCGGCACCGGCGACCTGGCGCGCGCCTTCGCGGCGCGGGTCGGCGACGACGGCCGGGTGCTGCTGGGCGACATCAATGCCGCCATGCTGGTGGAAGGGCGGCGCCGGCTCGAGGATGACGGCGTGGTGTCGGGCATCGACTACCTGCAGGCCAATGCCGAGTGCCTGCCGCTGGCGCCGGGCAGCGTCGACTGCATCACCATGGCCTTCGGACTGCGGAACGTCACCGACAAGGACGCCGCGCTCGCGTCCATGTACCGCTGCCTCAAGCCGGGCGGTCGGCTGCTCGTGCTGGAGTTCTCGAAGCCCGTGAACCCGGCGTTCTCGCGCGCCTACGACACCTATTCGTTCAGCGTGCTGCCGTTGCTGGGCCGCTTCGTCGCTCGCGACGAGGCCGCCTATCGCTATCTCGCCGAGTCGATCCGGCGGCACCCCGACCAGGACACGCTCAAGGGCATGATGGAAGGCGCCGGCTTCGCGCGGGTGCAGGTCTACAATCTCACCGGCGGCGTGGTGGCGCTGCATCGCGGCTACCGGCTGTGA
- a CDS encoding SCP2 sterol-binding domain-containing protein, whose amino-acid sequence MSTPAPLCAAVEVALNRYLSLDAGALDGLRELQDRSLAFAFEPPGWWLVFDFIGTRVRVAPTPETPPDAVVSGAPSVFARLFREQLSRGSALPRGLRVEGDPELLQRFQAILMAVGFDLAEVLEPWLGDIAAQRVASAAVDLFAWARQTFDSVSRQTADYLQYESGDLADRQSVDDFIDEVDRLRDRAARAHARVDRLERRRSERSGA is encoded by the coding sequence GTGAGCACGCCGGCGCCGCTGTGCGCGGCCGTGGAGGTCGCGCTCAATCGCTACCTGTCGCTCGACGCGGGTGCCCTGGACGGACTGCGCGAGCTGCAGGACCGCTCGCTGGCCTTCGCCTTCGAGCCGCCGGGCTGGTGGCTGGTGTTCGACTTCATCGGCACCCGCGTGCGCGTCGCGCCGACGCCCGAAACCCCGCCCGATGCCGTGGTCAGCGGGGCGCCTTCGGTCTTCGCCCGCCTCTTCCGGGAACAGCTCTCCCGCGGCAGCGCGCTGCCCCGCGGGCTGCGGGTCGAGGGCGATCCGGAGCTGCTGCAGCGCTTCCAGGCCATCCTCATGGCGGTGGGTTTCGATCTCGCCGAAGTGCTCGAGCCGTGGCTCGGTGACATCGCCGCGCAGCGCGTGGCCAGTGCCGCGGTCGACCTGTTCGCCTGGGCGCGCCAGACCTTCGACAGCGTCAGCCGGCAGACGGCGGACTATCTGCAGTACGAGTCGGGCGATCTGGCCGACCGGCAGTCCGTCGACGACTTCATCGACGAAGTGGATCGCCTGCGCGACCGCGCGGCGCGCGCGCACGCGCGCGTCGACCGACTGGAGCGGCGGCGTAGCGAGCGGAGCGGCGCATGA
- the ubiB gene encoding ubiquinone biosynthesis regulatory protein kinase UbiB: MSIARLGRILRIARRYRLRELLRGDLVDDAAGKGERLRLALEELGPVFVKFGQALSTRPDLLPPAIATELARLQDRVPPIDGAVARDAIERALGRSIDAVYAEFEDAPIASASIAQVHGARLREADGSAGMAVVVKVLRPGMREAIARDVGLMYLIARWVQRLHPEGERLRPVAVVAEFERVLFDELDLMREGANCAQLRRNWLGSELIYHPMVVWEATRPEVLTQERVFGTSIRDLDALRAAGVDFKVLSERGVEIFFKQVFRDNFFHADMHPGNIIVDSTDPAAPGYLAVDFGIVGSLTPDDQRYLAENFLAFFNQDYRRVAELHVNSGWIPADTRVEDFESAIRTVCEPIFGKPIKDISFGFFLLRLFQIARRFQYEVQPQLVLLQKTLLQVEGLGRQLDPDLDLWKTAKPIMEDWMRDRLSPARLSGALRRQAPLVIEALPRLAERMLVEAEKPDARGTAARLALLERRMADGQRRTRLTVIGATLVGVAVATGWMRAQGLAVPGEAATVALSALAGLWCWWRAR, from the coding sequence ATGAGCATCGCGCGGCTGGGGCGCATCCTGCGCATCGCGCGTCGCTACCGGCTGCGCGAGCTGCTGCGCGGCGATCTGGTCGACGACGCCGCCGGCAAGGGCGAGCGCCTGCGTCTGGCCCTCGAGGAACTGGGGCCGGTCTTCGTGAAGTTCGGGCAGGCGCTGTCGACGCGCCCGGATCTGCTGCCGCCCGCGATCGCCACCGAGCTGGCGCGCCTGCAGGACCGCGTGCCGCCGATCGACGGCGCGGTCGCTCGGGATGCCATCGAGCGCGCGCTGGGCCGGTCCATCGATGCGGTCTACGCCGAGTTCGAGGACGCGCCCATCGCGTCCGCCTCCATCGCCCAGGTCCACGGCGCCCGCCTGCGCGAGGCGGACGGCTCCGCGGGCATGGCGGTGGTGGTGAAGGTGCTGCGGCCCGGCATGCGCGAGGCCATCGCGCGCGATGTCGGACTGATGTATCTCATCGCGCGCTGGGTCCAGCGTCTGCACCCGGAAGGCGAGCGGCTGCGTCCGGTGGCGGTGGTGGCGGAGTTCGAGCGCGTCCTCTTCGACGAGCTCGATCTCATGCGCGAGGGTGCCAACTGCGCGCAGCTGCGCCGCAACTGGCTGGGGTCCGAGTTGATCTACCACCCGATGGTGGTGTGGGAGGCCACGCGGCCCGAAGTGCTCACCCAGGAGCGCGTGTTCGGGACCTCGATCCGCGACCTCGACGCGCTGCGCGCCGCCGGCGTGGACTTCAAGGTGCTCTCCGAGCGCGGCGTGGAGATCTTCTTCAAGCAGGTCTTCCGCGACAACTTCTTCCACGCCGACATGCACCCCGGCAACATCATCGTCGACAGCACCGACCCGGCCGCGCCGGGCTATCTGGCGGTCGACTTCGGCATCGTCGGCAGCCTGACGCCGGACGATCAGCGCTATCTCGCCGAGAATTTCCTGGCCTTCTTCAACCAGGACTACCGGCGCGTCGCCGAGCTGCACGTGAACAGCGGCTGGATCCCGGCCGACACGCGCGTGGAGGACTTCGAGTCCGCCATCCGCACGGTGTGCGAGCCGATCTTCGGCAAGCCCATCAAGGACATCTCCTTCGGCTTCTTCCTGCTGCGCCTGTTCCAGATCGCGCGCCGCTTCCAGTACGAGGTGCAGCCACAGCTCGTGCTGTTGCAGAAGACCCTGCTGCAGGTCGAGGGCCTGGGCCGCCAGCTCGATCCCGACCTCGACCTCTGGAAGACGGCGAAGCCGATCATGGAGGACTGGATGCGCGATCGTCTCTCGCCGGCCCGGCTCTCCGGGGCGCTGCGCCGTCAGGCGCCGCTGGTGATCGAGGCCCTGCCGCGGCTGGCCGAGCGCATGCTGGTCGAGGCCGAGAAGCCGGACGCGCGCGGTACCGCTGCACGCCTGGCCCTGCTGGAGCGTCGCATGGCCGACGGGCAGCGGCGCACCCGCCTCACCGTCATCGGCGCCACCCTGGTCGGCGTGGCCGTCGCCACCGGCTGGATGCGCGCACAGGGACTCGCCGTGCCGGGCGAGGCCGCGACCGTGGCGCTCAGCGCGCTTGCCGGCCTGTGGTGCTGGTGGCGCGCACGCTGA
- a CDS encoding TetR/AcrR family transcriptional regulator, whose translation MSLFATLRYHAVMEGNVDPRLLARQPQQARSRRRFERILDGARELLLESGLSAFSIPALAERLGFIRATIYQYFPTPYAILNELMQRELGELEALLEAQAPQTRKLDWEEALVHIVNLASEFHNTHPIGRMLILGGPVSDEGHLAQSLTIRHLGSLTRSLLEARGFNLPAEPDVPVLAVDIGTTCFRVSFHLHGTITEAYRQEAVRAMAAYLRLYEPAS comes from the coding sequence TTGTCGCTTTTCGCGACCCTGCGCTACCATGCCGTGATGGAAGGCAACGTCGATCCGCGCCTGCTGGCCCGGCAACCCCAGCAGGCACGCTCCCGCCGCCGCTTCGAGCGCATCCTCGACGGTGCGCGCGAACTGCTGCTGGAAAGCGGGCTGAGCGCCTTCTCGATTCCGGCGCTGGCGGAGCGGCTGGGCTTCATCCGCGCCACCATCTACCAGTACTTCCCGACCCCGTACGCCATCCTCAACGAGCTCATGCAGCGCGAGCTCGGCGAGCTGGAGGCGCTGCTGGAGGCACAGGCACCGCAGACGCGCAAGCTGGACTGGGAAGAGGCACTGGTGCACATCGTCAATCTCGCCAGCGAGTTCCACAACACGCACCCCATAGGCCGCATGCTGATCCTCGGCGGGCCGGTCAGCGACGAGGGGCATCTGGCGCAGAGCCTGACCATCCGGCATCTCGGGTCGCTGACCCGGAGCCTGCTCGAGGCGCGGGGCTTCAATCTGCCCGCCGAACCGGACGTGCCGGTACTGGCGGTCGACATCGGCACCACCTGCTTCCGGGTGTCCTTCCATCTGCACGGCACGATCACCGAGGCGTACCGCCAGGAAGCCGTACGCGCGATGGCAGCGTATCTGCGTCTCTACGAGCCGGCGTCATGA
- a CDS encoding S41 family peptidase has translation MSSNPTLRTFAAIAFGTLFGVSIAVTHGVFAEREQVEDAAVASGLPVEDLQTFVEVLTRVQDGYVEDVTDAELLENAIRGMLSGLDPHSAYLDAQEFEDITASTQGQFGGLGIEVQMQDGLVRVVAPIDDTPAARAGIQPGDLVVKIDDTNVKGMTLTEAVRRMRGEPGTMIELTIAREGEPQPVMVDIERAIIKVSSVRSRVLTNDIGYVRVSTFTNNTGKNLTDEIEGLREKLGDKMRGIVLDLRNNPGGVLNAAVDVTDAFLESGNVVSIRGREENQKRNFDAGPGDVLGGMPIVVLVNGGSASASEIVAGALQDHKRAVVVGSKTFGKGSVQTILPLSNDGAVKLTTARYYTPDGRSIQAEGINPDIELQSYRLEPVAKGISMREADLEGRLSNGNEGDADDDSGNAERQKKAVRKAEGEDGEDDSDDRDKPKSLDEIAKEDFALYEAVVVLRGLIVSERFTAN, from the coding sequence ATGTCGTCCAATCCCACCCTGCGCACGTTCGCGGCCATCGCGTTCGGCACGCTGTTCGGCGTCTCCATCGCCGTCACCCACGGCGTCTTCGCCGAGCGCGAGCAGGTCGAGGACGCGGCGGTCGCCTCGGGCCTTCCGGTCGAGGATCTCCAGACCTTCGTCGAGGTCCTCACCCGCGTGCAGGACGGCTACGTCGAGGACGTCACCGATGCCGAGCTGCTCGAGAACGCCATCCGCGGGATGCTCAGCGGCCTCGATCCGCACTCGGCCTATCTCGACGCGCAGGAATTCGAGGACATCACCGCATCCACGCAGGGCCAGTTCGGCGGTCTCGGCATCGAGGTGCAGATGCAGGACGGCCTGGTGCGCGTGGTCGCGCCCATCGACGACACCCCGGCCGCACGCGCCGGCATCCAGCCCGGCGACCTGGTGGTCAAGATCGACGACACCAACGTCAAGGGCATGACGCTGACCGAGGCCGTGCGGCGCATGCGCGGCGAGCCGGGCACGATGATCGAGCTCACCATCGCCCGCGAGGGCGAGCCGCAGCCGGTGATGGTCGACATCGAGCGCGCCATCATCAAGGTATCGAGCGTGCGCTCGCGCGTCCTCACCAACGACATCGGCTACGTGCGCGTCAGCACCTTCACCAACAACACCGGCAAGAACCTGACCGACGAGATCGAGGGGCTGCGCGAGAAGCTCGGCGACAAGATGCGCGGCATCGTGCTCGACCTGCGCAACAACCCCGGCGGCGTGCTCAACGCCGCGGTGGACGTCACCGACGCCTTCCTCGAGAGCGGCAACGTGGTCTCCATCCGCGGACGCGAGGAGAACCAGAAGCGCAACTTCGACGCCGGCCCCGGCGACGTGCTGGGCGGAATGCCCATCGTCGTGCTGGTCAACGGCGGCTCCGCCTCGGCCTCGGAGATCGTGGCCGGCGCGCTCCAGGACCACAAGCGCGCCGTGGTCGTGGGCAGCAAGACCTTCGGCAAGGGCTCGGTGCAGACCATCCTGCCGCTGTCCAACGACGGTGCCGTCAAGCTGACCACCGCGCGCTACTACACCCCGGACGGCCGCAGCATCCAGGCCGAGGGCATCAACCCGGACATCGAGCTGCAGTCCTACCGCCTGGAACCGGTCGCCAAGGGCATCTCGATGCGCGAGGCCGACCTCGAGGGCCGCCTCAGCAACGGCAACGAGGGTGACGCCGACGACGATTCCGGCAATGCGGAACGGCAGAAGAAGGCCGTGCGCAAGGCCGAGGGAGAGGACGGCGAGGACGACAGCGACGACCGCGACAAGCCCAAGTCGCTCGACGAGATCGCGAAGGAGGACTTCGCCCTCTACGAGGCGGTGGTGGTCCTGCGCGGGCTGATCGTCTCCGAACGCTTCACCGCCAACTGA